From one Leptospira noumeaensis genomic stretch:
- a CDS encoding chemotaxis protein CheA codes for MERDDVLEYLLEARETLENIEKDLLRFEKSTLDGSLVDRELLDTLFRHFHTVKGSSGFFGLTAIVKMAHAAENLLDYLRKNPEAQDSDTLEYLITALDYLNELVTHEETSPTGGDFFSERQTEFLNKLNQKNESIRISLTHAQEESITKPSSQEFGLFTNESTTEIPKEEFGLFTDDPKPKIVEEFGLFSTEENQSPNEEFGLFYKPKDVIQKETVSKQEDNSKNDKKAIVKKDIRIDTEKLDSLLDIVGEIVITEPMVTDHPDITKLKLENFHKTALQLKKLIRNLQDITLSLRMVPIAGVFSRMERLVRDTAKKTGKQVELLISGEETEIDKSIIEEMYDPLVHIIRNAIDHGLETPEERKEAGKQTQGNIQLTATQSGKEVWIEVRDDGKGLSRDRILNKAMSLGLTSPAEAEILQDQEVWEFLFHPGFSTAKEVTDLSGRGVGLDVVRKNVTTLKGFVDVFSVYGQGTTFLIRVPLTLAIIEGLVVRKSDTYFILPSVDVKESLYLSNEPINELYKNNHSFQYRTNQISIVDINLLFGKDSDLNDQRTLKEKYVIVTESHEKQMGIVFDEILGSQSIVIKPISPIFKNINGLAGCTILGNGHAGLILDVRKLINNHLTSVTI; via the coding sequence ATGGAAAGAGACGATGTTTTAGAATATCTACTCGAAGCAAGGGAAACACTTGAAAATATTGAAAAGGATTTACTCCGTTTCGAAAAATCAACGTTAGATGGAAGTTTAGTAGATAGAGAGCTTCTTGATACTCTATTTAGACATTTCCATACAGTCAAAGGAAGTTCTGGTTTTTTTGGGCTCACTGCTATTGTTAAGATGGCACATGCTGCAGAAAACCTTTTGGATTATTTGCGAAAAAATCCAGAAGCACAAGACTCAGATACACTCGAATATTTAATTACTGCTTTAGATTATTTAAATGAACTTGTAACCCATGAAGAAACTTCACCAACTGGAGGAGATTTTTTTTCAGAAAGACAAACGGAGTTTCTTAACAAATTAAATCAAAAAAACGAATCCATTCGAATTTCTCTGACTCACGCGCAAGAGGAATCCATAACCAAACCTTCTTCACAAGAGTTTGGACTATTTACTAACGAATCCACAACAGAAATTCCAAAGGAAGAATTTGGACTTTTTACAGATGATCCAAAACCAAAGATTGTGGAGGAATTTGGTTTATTTTCAACAGAAGAAAACCAATCCCCAAATGAAGAGTTTGGTCTCTTCTATAAACCAAAAGACGTCATTCAAAAAGAAACTGTTTCGAAACAAGAAGACAATTCCAAAAATGACAAAAAGGCCATTGTAAAAAAAGATATCCGCATCGATACCGAAAAGTTGGATTCTTTATTAGATATTGTTGGTGAAATTGTCATCACAGAACCTATGGTCACAGACCATCCCGATATCACCAAACTAAAGTTAGAGAATTTTCACAAAACGGCCTTACAATTAAAAAAACTAATTCGCAACCTACAAGACATTACCTTGAGTTTACGAATGGTTCCCATTGCAGGAGTTTTTTCAAGAATGGAAAGACTCGTTCGTGATACTGCTAAAAAAACAGGGAAACAAGTAGAACTCCTCATCTCTGGTGAAGAAACAGAAATTGATAAATCCATTATCGAAGAAATGTACGATCCCCTGGTTCATATCATTCGTAATGCCATTGACCATGGTTTAGAAACTCCAGAAGAAAGAAAAGAAGCAGGAAAACAAACACAAGGTAACATCCAACTCACTGCGACTCAATCAGGAAAGGAAGTTTGGATTGAGGTAAGGGATGATGGAAAAGGACTGAGCCGAGACCGAATCCTTAACAAGGCCATGTCACTTGGACTCACTTCACCTGCTGAGGCAGAAATTTTACAAGACCAAGAAGTTTGGGAATTTTTATTTCATCCCGGTTTCTCTACAGCCAAAGAAGTGACAGACCTTTCCGGTAGAGGAGTTGGTCTCGATGTAGTCAGAAAAAATGTAACCACACTCAAAGGTTTTGTGGATGTATTTTCTGTTTATGGTCAAGGGACAACATTTCTCATCAGAGTTCCATTAACCTTAGCCATCATAGAAGGACTAGTTGTTCGCAAATCGGATACATATTTTATTTTACCTTCTGTCGATGTAAAAGAGTCTTTATATCTTTCGAATGAACCCATCAACGAATTGTATAAAAACAACCATAGTTTTCAATATAGAACCAACCAAATTTCCATCGTGGACATAAATTTACTTTTTGGCAAAGATTCCGATCTCAACGACCAAAGGACTTTAAAAGAAAAGTATGTAATAGTAACCGAATCACATGAAAAACAAATGGGTATTGTTTTTGATGAAATTCTTGGAAGCCAATCCATCGTCATAAAACCAATATCACCCATATTCAAAAATATAAACGGACTTGCCGGTTGTACCATTTTAGGGAATGGACATGCAGGCCTAATTCTAGATGTAAGAAAGTTAATCAACAATCACTTAACTTCGGTTACTATATGA
- a CDS encoding chemotaxis protein CheW produces MSQTLKSWDLNAEEDTMKDLYLCFSLEDRDYAFEVRHLTEILALPAITTIPGTAPFLRGVINIRGKIIPVMDVRLRFDIPFKAYHDRTCVLLIELDGLPLGLIVDKVNDVVRIPVENIDLAPKIGESRSSRFIYATGRVGESVKILINLQRLLTQEESHLIKDIPGN; encoded by the coding sequence ATGAGTCAGACATTAAAGTCATGGGATTTGAATGCAGAAGAAGATACAATGAAAGATTTGTATCTTTGTTTTAGTCTCGAAGATAGAGATTATGCTTTTGAAGTCCGCCATCTAACAGAAATTCTAGCCCTTCCAGCAATCACAACCATTCCAGGAACCGCTCCTTTTTTAAGGGGAGTCATCAACATTCGTGGGAAAATCATTCCTGTTATGGATGTTCGGTTACGTTTTGATATTCCATTCAAAGCCTATCACGATAGAACTTGCGTTTTACTCATAGAACTAGATGGGTTACCGCTCGGACTCATTGTTGATAAAGTCAATGATGTGGTCAGAATCCCTGTAGAAAATATAGATTTAGCCCCAAAAATTGGTGAGTCCAGATCCTCTAGATTTATCTATGCCACTGGCCGTGTGGGAGAAAGTGTCAAAATTCTAATCAATTTACAAAGGTTACTCACACAAGAAGAATCACATTTGATTAAGGACATTCCGGGAAATTAA
- a CDS encoding HAMP domain-containing methyl-accepting chemotaxis protein, producing the protein MKWIHDLKIRIKLLLAFMVTILLMIVVASASFYSARQILASLHTVFEDRVVPISQIKEVSDAYLIGIVDSANKVRAKKITVEEALESIRESETKADEIWKVYLGTYLVPEEKAIIDQMEKEFPPLKAGVKQLKILLETRNEVELEKFVTVDMYPIFEPLTHHLDDLIRVQLKVAKEEYHKSEEQFESSLVIVSSVVILAFVLVFVIAIFFSDSIAAPMKKIVEVAQTVSIGDLDVDLDTKHKRSANGITLEGNEIQQLSQAFMELVSFIKERAEHLERIANSDLSAEVSLKSERDQLGLSLKRMLINLSDVVEKLYFTSQEVDLGAQQLADASTSLSEAASEQASAVEEISATLTEISNSFLANAENAERMTEFSESTAKQAIEGNSKMKDLVSAMGEISSSFDQISKINKVINDIAFQTNILALNAAVEAARAGQHGKGFAVVAEEVRNLAQKSANAADETTLLIESSMKKVKLGNEATEKTAEVLGQISESAENVSELTKGLALSIHEQKSAVLQITQGIDQVTTVTSTTAASAEEVAASSETLKRQVEIMRSVIMGFKLKEEGSKSTALARVDKPRIIL; encoded by the coding sequence ATGAAATGGATTCATGATTTAAAAATTCGGATCAAACTACTTTTGGCGTTTATGGTAACGATCTTACTGATGATCGTTGTTGCTAGTGCCAGTTTTTACTCGGCTCGTCAAATTTTAGCTTCACTTCACACCGTATTTGAAGACCGCGTGGTGCCAATCAGCCAGATCAAAGAAGTTTCCGATGCATACCTGATTGGCATCGTGGATTCAGCAAACAAGGTGCGAGCAAAAAAAATTACCGTTGAAGAAGCATTGGAATCCATTCGTGAATCCGAAACCAAAGCTGATGAAATTTGGAAAGTGTATTTAGGAACTTATTTAGTTCCTGAAGAAAAAGCGATCATCGATCAGATGGAAAAAGAATTTCCTCCTCTCAAAGCCGGTGTCAAACAATTAAAAATCTTACTCGAAACTAGAAATGAAGTGGAACTAGAAAAATTTGTGACAGTGGATATGTATCCCATCTTTGAACCACTCACACATCACTTAGATGATTTGATTCGAGTCCAACTCAAAGTGGCAAAAGAAGAATATCATAAGTCCGAAGAACAATTTGAAAGTTCCCTTGTGATTGTTTCTTCCGTTGTGATCCTTGCCTTTGTCCTTGTTTTTGTCATTGCTATCTTCTTTTCTGATTCGATTGCTGCCCCTATGAAAAAAATTGTGGAAGTGGCTCAAACAGTTTCCATTGGAGATTTGGATGTCGACTTAGATACGAAACACAAAAGGTCTGCCAACGGAATCACTCTAGAGGGCAACGAAATCCAACAACTTTCCCAAGCATTTATGGAACTTGTTTCCTTTATCAAAGAACGGGCCGAACATTTAGAACGCATTGCCAATTCTGATTTAAGTGCGGAAGTATCACTCAAATCAGAAAGGGATCAGTTAGGACTCAGTCTCAAACGAATGTTAATCAACTTATCGGATGTTGTAGAAAAGTTATATTTTACCTCCCAAGAAGTTGATTTAGGGGCACAACAATTAGCAGATGCCAGTACATCTTTATCTGAAGCAGCAAGTGAACAAGCAAGTGCAGTAGAAGAAATATCCGCCACACTTACAGAAATCAGTAACAGCTTTTTGGCAAATGCTGAAAATGCAGAAAGGATGACGGAATTCTCCGAATCAACCGCCAAACAAGCGATAGAAGGAAATTCAAAAATGAAAGATCTAGTTTCTGCTATGGGAGAAATTAGTAGTTCCTTTGACCAAATTTCAAAAATCAACAAAGTCATTAACGACATTGCCTTTCAAACGAATATCCTCGCTCTCAATGCTGCTGTAGAAGCTGCAAGGGCCGGCCAACATGGAAAAGGATTTGCAGTGGTGGCAGAAGAAGTCAGAAATTTAGCACAAAAAAGTGCCAATGCCGCTGATGAAACCACCCTTCTCATCGAATCTTCCATGAAAAAAGTAAAACTGGGAAATGAAGCTACTGAAAAAACTGCCGAGGTTCTTGGACAAATTTCAGAAAGTGCAGAAAACGTAAGTGAATTAACAAAGGGTTTAGCTCTTTCCATCCATGAGCAAAAGTCAGCTGTATTACAAATCACACAAGGGATTGATCAGGTAACAACCGTTACCTCTACTACGGCAGCCTCTGCCGAAGAAGTAGCTGCCTCGAGCGAAACTTTAAAACGCCAAGTCGAAATTATGCGATCAGTCATTATGGGTTTCAAACTCAAAGAGGAAGGTTCAAAATCCACTGCCCTCGCCCGAGTGGATAAACCTAGAATTATTTTGTAA